A stretch of the Diorhabda sublineata isolate icDioSubl1.1 chromosome 11, icDioSubl1.1, whole genome shotgun sequence genome encodes the following:
- the LOC130450157 gene encoding ecotropic viral integration site 5 ortholog isoform X3, whose product MRLQEENLSSPSGGPANQIIAIETNNNRATGSELELLAKLEEANRLFESDAKSLNSLSGASATSGHSRKSSDTSQISLTSGTSSTQERAEDGGEEDLWVTWGHVVNDWENNWRKQNAQIRELVRRGIPLHFRPITWQLLCRATDSPEKKLYAEYIKTKSPCEKVIRRDIARTYPEHEFFKEKDGLGQESLFNVIKAYSLHDREVGYCQGSGFIVGLLLMQMPEEEAFAVLVRIMEDYRMRDMFKPSMAELGLCMYQLENLVAEYLPDLNRHFQSQNFHTSMYASSWFLTLFTTALSLPLACRIMDVFLSEGMEIIFKVALAMLTLGKDQLMSLDMEGMLKYFQKELPVQAETEPEALMQTAYEMKYNAKKMKKLEKEYIVIKTKEQEEMAELKRLRQENKQLRHRCEMLEEESKALADRLVKGQVSRAEEEETTFVVQRELEALRHTHLETTHQLALANERIRALSLMMEETHTSRQSSMEEITLKQEQLLQREEMIECLQEELVKVRLRKAEDDAIIRDLRSRIHELEEDKKTLRETTPDNSVAHLQEELIAVKLREAEANLSLKDLRHRVSELSDQWQKHLQVNENRSDFDSVYCIRVSQDHKQDPPPPPDPLSTPKKLLFGKLGHNETQKLEEELMTTRIREMETLTEVKELRLKVMELETQVQVSTNQLRRQDEEIKKQMELLECAEMKKKEAAARLLEEQRRYSDLESKMKDELMRAKISDAEKTQTVATLMQQIGQLELKSQEIATEGELRIHSVDASDKVRELQDKVADLQAEVLRLERSKGGYVGGRLSGDRSSSIDSTDDDSRLVLDDSTLRLNIVDSPTSSNELNFSELSKSTMRNNLESSAKPRANLDVYNSENDVPQV is encoded by the exons ATGAGGCTACAGGAGGAGAATTTATCGTCGCCGTCCGGGGGCCCCGCCAACCAAATAATCGCCATCGAAACCAACAACAATCGCGCCACCGGCTCCGAACTGGAGCTATTAGCAAAACTGGAAGAGGCCAACAGACTCTTCGAGTCGGACGCCAAATCGCTCAATTCGTTGAGCGGGGCTTCGGCGACGTCCGGACATTCTCGAAAGAGTTCCGATACGTCTCAGATATCTCTAACGTCAG GGACGAGTTCGACTCAGGAACGGGCAGAAGACGGAGGCGAAGAGGACCTGTGGGTCACTTGGGGTCATGTAGTTAACGATTGGGAGAATAATTGGAGGAAACAGAACGCGCAAATAAGGGAGTTGGTCCGTAGGGGTATACCCCTACATTTTAGGCCGATAACATGGCAGTTGTTGTGCAGAGCCACCGATTCGcccgaaaaaaaattgtacgcCGAATATATAAAG ACAAAATCCCCCTGCGAAAAAGTCATAAGACGCGATATAGCCAGAACCTATCCGGAACacgaatttttcaaagaaaaagacGGACTAGGCCAAGAATCTCTCTTCAACGTTATAAAAGCTTATTCTCTACACGATCGAGAAGTAGGATATTGTCAAGGTTCAGGTTTCATAGTGGGATTGCTTCTGATGCAG ATGCCGGAAGAGGAAGCGTTCGCCGTTTTGGTGCGGATAATGGAGGATTACCGGATGCGAGACATGTTCAAGCCCAGCATGGCCGAATTGGGGCTGTGCATGTACCAATTGGAGAACCTCGTCGCCGAATACCTGCCGGATTTGAATCGACATTTCCAATCGCAAAATTTCCACACTTCCATGTACGCTTCCAGTTGGTTCCTCACCCTTTTCACAACGGCCCTATCGTTGCCATTGGCGTGCAGGATCATGGACGTTTTTCTTTCCGAAGGAATGGAGATCATATTTAAGGTGGCTCTGGCCATGTTGACGTTGGGAAAGGACCAACTCATGTCTCTAGATATGGAAGGAATGTTGAAG TATTTCCAAAAAGAACTTCCCGTTCAAGCTGAGACAGAACCAGAGGCTTTAATGCAAACCGCTTACGAAATGAAATATAACgcgaagaaaatgaagaaattggaGAAGGAATATATAGTTATTAAGACtaaagaacaagaagaaatgGCCGAATTGAAA AGATTGCGACAGGAAAACAAACAGTTGAGACACCGTTGCGAAATGTTGGAAGAAGAAAGTAAAGCGTTAGCCGACAGATTGGTGAAAGGACAAGTGAGCCGAGCCGAAGAAGAAGAAACCACTTTCGTCGTCCAAAGGGAGCTCGAAGCGTTGAGACACACCCATCTGGAAACTACCCACCAGCTCGCATTAGCCAACGAAAGGATTCGAGCTTTGTCGTTGATGATGGAAgaaact cACACTTCGCGCCAGTCTTCCATGGAAGAGATAACGCTGAAGCAAGAACAGCTTTTGCAAAGGGAAGAGATGATAGAATGTCTCCAGGAAGAGTTGGTGAAGGTCAGGCTGAGGAAAGCGGAAGACGACGCCATTATACGGGATCTCCGTTCGAGAATACACGAATTAGAAGAAGATAAGAAAACGCTGAGGGAAACGACGCCGGATAATAGCGTGGCGCATCTGCAAGAAGAATTGATCGCCGTGAAATTGAGGGAGGCCGAAGCCAATCTTTCTCTGAAAGATTTGAGACATCGAGTGTCGGAATTGAGCGATCAATGGCAGAAACATCTGCAGGTAAATGAGAACCGTTCGGATTTTGATTCGGTTTATTGTATTCGGGTTTCGCAGGACCATAAACAAGATCCGCCGCCGCCGCCCGATCCGCTTAGTACCCCCAAGAAACTTCTATTCGGTAAATTGGGACACAACGAAACGCAAAAGCTCGAAGAAGAATTGATGACAACTAGAATCAGGGAGATGGAAACGTTGACGGAAGTGAAAGAACTTCGTCTGAAG GTTATGGAATTAGAAACGCAGGTCCAAGTTAGCACCAATCAACTACGAAGACAAGACGAGGAAATTAAAAAGCAAATGGAACTGCTGGAATGCGCggaaatgaaaaagaaagagGCGGCAGCTCGGTTATTGGAAGAGCAACGCCGATACTCCGATCTCGAAAGTAAAATGAAAGACGAATTGATGAGAGCTAAAATAAGCGACGCGGAAAAAACTCAAACGGTCGCTACGCTGATGCAACAAATCGGACAATTGGAACTTAAA AGTCAAGAAATAGCCACTGAAGGTGAACTGAGGATCCATTCTGTTGACGCAAGCGATAAAGTCAGAGAGCTGCAAGACAAAGTGGCAGATCTACAAGCCGAG GTCTTAAGGCTGGAAAGGAGTAAAGGAGGTTACGTCGGCGGTCGCTTGTCGGGAGACAGATCTTCATCGATAGACAGCACCGATGACGATTCCAGACTAGTCCTAGACGATTCAACGTTGCGTTTAAATATTGTAGATTCCCCCACATCGAGTAACGAATTGAATTTCAGCGAATTGTCCAAATCAACGATGAGGAACAACTTGGAATCGAGCGCGAAACCTCGCGCAAACTTAGATGTATATAATAGCGAAAATGACGTGCCACAAGTCtga
- the LOC130450157 gene encoding ecotropic viral integration site 5 ortholog isoform X2: MVLQKLVSTRYWYSRRSSKRVVSLSCLVSIDADGGYYPATPPAAMRLQEENLSSPSGGPANQIIAIETNNNRATGSELELLAKLEEANRLFESDAKSLNSLSGASATSGHSRKSSDTSQISLTSGTSSTQERAEDGGEEDLWVTWGHVVNDWENNWRKQNAQIRELVRRGIPLHFRPITWQLLCRATDSPEKKLYAEYIKTKSPCEKVIRRDIARTYPEHEFFKEKDGLGQESLFNVIKAYSLHDREVGYCQGSGFIVGLLLMQMPEEEAFAVLVRIMEDYRMRDMFKPSMAELGLCMYQLENLVAEYLPDLNRHFQSQNFHTSMYASSWFLTLFTTALSLPLACRIMDVFLSEGMEIIFKVALAMLTLGKDQLMSLDMEGMLKYFQKELPVQAETEPEALMQTAYEMKYNAKKMKKLEKEYIVIKTKEQEEMAELKRLRQENKQLRHRCEMLEEESKALADRLVKGQVSRAEEEETTFVVQRELEALRHTHLETTHQLALANERIRALSLMMEETHTSRQSSMEEITLKQEQLLQREEMIECLQEELVKVRLRKAEDDAIIRDLRSRIHELEEDKKTLRETTPDNSVAHLQEELIAVKLREAEANLSLKDLRHRVSELSDQWQKHLQDHKQDPPPPPDPLSTPKKLLFGKLGHNETQKLEEELMTTRIREMETLTEVKELRLKVMELETQVQVSTNQLRRQDEEIKKQMELLECAEMKKKEAAARLLEEQRRYSDLESKMKDELMRAKISDAEKTQTVATLMQQIGQLELKSQEIATEGELRIHSVDASDKVRELQDKVADLQAEVLRLERSKGGYVGGRLSGDRSSSIDSTDDDSRLVLDDSTLRLNIVDSPTSSNELNFSELSKSTMRNNLESSAKPRANLDVYNSENDVPQV, translated from the exons atggtattgCAAAAATTGGTATCTACGAGATATTGGTATTCGAGAAGATCGAGCAAGCG GGTGGTTTCGTTGAGTTGCCTGGTATCTATAGATGCCGATGGCGGCTATTATCCGGCCACGCCGCCCGCAGCCATGAGGCTACAGGAGGAGAATTTATCGTCGCCGTCCGGGGGCCCCGCCAACCAAATAATCGCCATCGAAACCAACAACAATCGCGCCACCGGCTCCGAACTGGAGCTATTAGCAAAACTGGAAGAGGCCAACAGACTCTTCGAGTCGGACGCCAAATCGCTCAATTCGTTGAGCGGGGCTTCGGCGACGTCCGGACATTCTCGAAAGAGTTCCGATACGTCTCAGATATCTCTAACGTCAG GGACGAGTTCGACTCAGGAACGGGCAGAAGACGGAGGCGAAGAGGACCTGTGGGTCACTTGGGGTCATGTAGTTAACGATTGGGAGAATAATTGGAGGAAACAGAACGCGCAAATAAGGGAGTTGGTCCGTAGGGGTATACCCCTACATTTTAGGCCGATAACATGGCAGTTGTTGTGCAGAGCCACCGATTCGcccgaaaaaaaattgtacgcCGAATATATAAAG ACAAAATCCCCCTGCGAAAAAGTCATAAGACGCGATATAGCCAGAACCTATCCGGAACacgaatttttcaaagaaaaagacGGACTAGGCCAAGAATCTCTCTTCAACGTTATAAAAGCTTATTCTCTACACGATCGAGAAGTAGGATATTGTCAAGGTTCAGGTTTCATAGTGGGATTGCTTCTGATGCAG ATGCCGGAAGAGGAAGCGTTCGCCGTTTTGGTGCGGATAATGGAGGATTACCGGATGCGAGACATGTTCAAGCCCAGCATGGCCGAATTGGGGCTGTGCATGTACCAATTGGAGAACCTCGTCGCCGAATACCTGCCGGATTTGAATCGACATTTCCAATCGCAAAATTTCCACACTTCCATGTACGCTTCCAGTTGGTTCCTCACCCTTTTCACAACGGCCCTATCGTTGCCATTGGCGTGCAGGATCATGGACGTTTTTCTTTCCGAAGGAATGGAGATCATATTTAAGGTGGCTCTGGCCATGTTGACGTTGGGAAAGGACCAACTCATGTCTCTAGATATGGAAGGAATGTTGAAG TATTTCCAAAAAGAACTTCCCGTTCAAGCTGAGACAGAACCAGAGGCTTTAATGCAAACCGCTTACGAAATGAAATATAACgcgaagaaaatgaagaaattggaGAAGGAATATATAGTTATTAAGACtaaagaacaagaagaaatgGCCGAATTGAAA AGATTGCGACAGGAAAACAAACAGTTGAGACACCGTTGCGAAATGTTGGAAGAAGAAAGTAAAGCGTTAGCCGACAGATTGGTGAAAGGACAAGTGAGCCGAGCCGAAGAAGAAGAAACCACTTTCGTCGTCCAAAGGGAGCTCGAAGCGTTGAGACACACCCATCTGGAAACTACCCACCAGCTCGCATTAGCCAACGAAAGGATTCGAGCTTTGTCGTTGATGATGGAAgaaact cACACTTCGCGCCAGTCTTCCATGGAAGAGATAACGCTGAAGCAAGAACAGCTTTTGCAAAGGGAAGAGATGATAGAATGTCTCCAGGAAGAGTTGGTGAAGGTCAGGCTGAGGAAAGCGGAAGACGACGCCATTATACGGGATCTCCGTTCGAGAATACACGAATTAGAAGAAGATAAGAAAACGCTGAGGGAAACGACGCCGGATAATAGCGTGGCGCATCTGCAAGAAGAATTGATCGCCGTGAAATTGAGGGAGGCCGAAGCCAATCTTTCTCTGAAAGATTTGAGACATCGAGTGTCGGAATTGAGCGATCAATGGCAGAAACATCTGCAG GACCATAAACAAGATCCGCCGCCGCCGCCCGATCCGCTTAGTACCCCCAAGAAACTTCTATTCGGTAAATTGGGACACAACGAAACGCAAAAGCTCGAAGAAGAATTGATGACAACTAGAATCAGGGAGATGGAAACGTTGACGGAAGTGAAAGAACTTCGTCTGAAG GTTATGGAATTAGAAACGCAGGTCCAAGTTAGCACCAATCAACTACGAAGACAAGACGAGGAAATTAAAAAGCAAATGGAACTGCTGGAATGCGCggaaatgaaaaagaaagagGCGGCAGCTCGGTTATTGGAAGAGCAACGCCGATACTCCGATCTCGAAAGTAAAATGAAAGACGAATTGATGAGAGCTAAAATAAGCGACGCGGAAAAAACTCAAACGGTCGCTACGCTGATGCAACAAATCGGACAATTGGAACTTAAA AGTCAAGAAATAGCCACTGAAGGTGAACTGAGGATCCATTCTGTTGACGCAAGCGATAAAGTCAGAGAGCTGCAAGACAAAGTGGCAGATCTACAAGCCGAG GTCTTAAGGCTGGAAAGGAGTAAAGGAGGTTACGTCGGCGGTCGCTTGTCGGGAGACAGATCTTCATCGATAGACAGCACCGATGACGATTCCAGACTAGTCCTAGACGATTCAACGTTGCGTTTAAATATTGTAGATTCCCCCACATCGAGTAACGAATTGAATTTCAGCGAATTGTCCAAATCAACGATGAGGAACAACTTGGAATCGAGCGCGAAACCTCGCGCAAACTTAGATGTATATAATAGCGAAAATGACGTGCCACAAGTCtga
- the LOC130450157 gene encoding ecotropic viral integration site 5 ortholog isoform X1, whose protein sequence is MVLQKLVSTRYWYSRRSSKRVVSLSCLVSIDADGGYYPATPPAAMRLQEENLSSPSGGPANQIIAIETNNNRATGSELELLAKLEEANRLFESDAKSLNSLSGASATSGHSRKSSDTSQISLTSGTSSTQERAEDGGEEDLWVTWGHVVNDWENNWRKQNAQIRELVRRGIPLHFRPITWQLLCRATDSPEKKLYAEYIKTKSPCEKVIRRDIARTYPEHEFFKEKDGLGQESLFNVIKAYSLHDREVGYCQGSGFIVGLLLMQMPEEEAFAVLVRIMEDYRMRDMFKPSMAELGLCMYQLENLVAEYLPDLNRHFQSQNFHTSMYASSWFLTLFTTALSLPLACRIMDVFLSEGMEIIFKVALAMLTLGKDQLMSLDMEGMLKYFQKELPVQAETEPEALMQTAYEMKYNAKKMKKLEKEYIVIKTKEQEEMAELKRLRQENKQLRHRCEMLEEESKALADRLVKGQVSRAEEEETTFVVQRELEALRHTHLETTHQLALANERIRALSLMMEETHTSRQSSMEEITLKQEQLLQREEMIECLQEELVKVRLRKAEDDAIIRDLRSRIHELEEDKKTLRETTPDNSVAHLQEELIAVKLREAEANLSLKDLRHRVSELSDQWQKHLQVNENRSDFDSVYCIRVSQDHKQDPPPPPDPLSTPKKLLFGKLGHNETQKLEEELMTTRIREMETLTEVKELRLKVMELETQVQVSTNQLRRQDEEIKKQMELLECAEMKKKEAAARLLEEQRRYSDLESKMKDELMRAKISDAEKTQTVATLMQQIGQLELKSQEIATEGELRIHSVDASDKVRELQDKVADLQAEVLRLERSKGGYVGGRLSGDRSSSIDSTDDDSRLVLDDSTLRLNIVDSPTSSNELNFSELSKSTMRNNLESSAKPRANLDVYNSENDVPQV, encoded by the exons atggtattgCAAAAATTGGTATCTACGAGATATTGGTATTCGAGAAGATCGAGCAAGCG GGTGGTTTCGTTGAGTTGCCTGGTATCTATAGATGCCGATGGCGGCTATTATCCGGCCACGCCGCCCGCAGCCATGAGGCTACAGGAGGAGAATTTATCGTCGCCGTCCGGGGGCCCCGCCAACCAAATAATCGCCATCGAAACCAACAACAATCGCGCCACCGGCTCCGAACTGGAGCTATTAGCAAAACTGGAAGAGGCCAACAGACTCTTCGAGTCGGACGCCAAATCGCTCAATTCGTTGAGCGGGGCTTCGGCGACGTCCGGACATTCTCGAAAGAGTTCCGATACGTCTCAGATATCTCTAACGTCAG GGACGAGTTCGACTCAGGAACGGGCAGAAGACGGAGGCGAAGAGGACCTGTGGGTCACTTGGGGTCATGTAGTTAACGATTGGGAGAATAATTGGAGGAAACAGAACGCGCAAATAAGGGAGTTGGTCCGTAGGGGTATACCCCTACATTTTAGGCCGATAACATGGCAGTTGTTGTGCAGAGCCACCGATTCGcccgaaaaaaaattgtacgcCGAATATATAAAG ACAAAATCCCCCTGCGAAAAAGTCATAAGACGCGATATAGCCAGAACCTATCCGGAACacgaatttttcaaagaaaaagacGGACTAGGCCAAGAATCTCTCTTCAACGTTATAAAAGCTTATTCTCTACACGATCGAGAAGTAGGATATTGTCAAGGTTCAGGTTTCATAGTGGGATTGCTTCTGATGCAG ATGCCGGAAGAGGAAGCGTTCGCCGTTTTGGTGCGGATAATGGAGGATTACCGGATGCGAGACATGTTCAAGCCCAGCATGGCCGAATTGGGGCTGTGCATGTACCAATTGGAGAACCTCGTCGCCGAATACCTGCCGGATTTGAATCGACATTTCCAATCGCAAAATTTCCACACTTCCATGTACGCTTCCAGTTGGTTCCTCACCCTTTTCACAACGGCCCTATCGTTGCCATTGGCGTGCAGGATCATGGACGTTTTTCTTTCCGAAGGAATGGAGATCATATTTAAGGTGGCTCTGGCCATGTTGACGTTGGGAAAGGACCAACTCATGTCTCTAGATATGGAAGGAATGTTGAAG TATTTCCAAAAAGAACTTCCCGTTCAAGCTGAGACAGAACCAGAGGCTTTAATGCAAACCGCTTACGAAATGAAATATAACgcgaagaaaatgaagaaattggaGAAGGAATATATAGTTATTAAGACtaaagaacaagaagaaatgGCCGAATTGAAA AGATTGCGACAGGAAAACAAACAGTTGAGACACCGTTGCGAAATGTTGGAAGAAGAAAGTAAAGCGTTAGCCGACAGATTGGTGAAAGGACAAGTGAGCCGAGCCGAAGAAGAAGAAACCACTTTCGTCGTCCAAAGGGAGCTCGAAGCGTTGAGACACACCCATCTGGAAACTACCCACCAGCTCGCATTAGCCAACGAAAGGATTCGAGCTTTGTCGTTGATGATGGAAgaaact cACACTTCGCGCCAGTCTTCCATGGAAGAGATAACGCTGAAGCAAGAACAGCTTTTGCAAAGGGAAGAGATGATAGAATGTCTCCAGGAAGAGTTGGTGAAGGTCAGGCTGAGGAAAGCGGAAGACGACGCCATTATACGGGATCTCCGTTCGAGAATACACGAATTAGAAGAAGATAAGAAAACGCTGAGGGAAACGACGCCGGATAATAGCGTGGCGCATCTGCAAGAAGAATTGATCGCCGTGAAATTGAGGGAGGCCGAAGCCAATCTTTCTCTGAAAGATTTGAGACATCGAGTGTCGGAATTGAGCGATCAATGGCAGAAACATCTGCAGGTAAATGAGAACCGTTCGGATTTTGATTCGGTTTATTGTATTCGGGTTTCGCAGGACCATAAACAAGATCCGCCGCCGCCGCCCGATCCGCTTAGTACCCCCAAGAAACTTCTATTCGGTAAATTGGGACACAACGAAACGCAAAAGCTCGAAGAAGAATTGATGACAACTAGAATCAGGGAGATGGAAACGTTGACGGAAGTGAAAGAACTTCGTCTGAAG GTTATGGAATTAGAAACGCAGGTCCAAGTTAGCACCAATCAACTACGAAGACAAGACGAGGAAATTAAAAAGCAAATGGAACTGCTGGAATGCGCggaaatgaaaaagaaagagGCGGCAGCTCGGTTATTGGAAGAGCAACGCCGATACTCCGATCTCGAAAGTAAAATGAAAGACGAATTGATGAGAGCTAAAATAAGCGACGCGGAAAAAACTCAAACGGTCGCTACGCTGATGCAACAAATCGGACAATTGGAACTTAAA AGTCAAGAAATAGCCACTGAAGGTGAACTGAGGATCCATTCTGTTGACGCAAGCGATAAAGTCAGAGAGCTGCAAGACAAAGTGGCAGATCTACAAGCCGAG GTCTTAAGGCTGGAAAGGAGTAAAGGAGGTTACGTCGGCGGTCGCTTGTCGGGAGACAGATCTTCATCGATAGACAGCACCGATGACGATTCCAGACTAGTCCTAGACGATTCAACGTTGCGTTTAAATATTGTAGATTCCCCCACATCGAGTAACGAATTGAATTTCAGCGAATTGTCCAAATCAACGATGAGGAACAACTTGGAATCGAGCGCGAAACCTCGCGCAAACTTAGATGTATATAATAGCGAAAATGACGTGCCACAAGTCtga
- the LOC130450157 gene encoding ecotropic viral integration site 5 ortholog isoform X5: MVLQKLVSTRYWYSRRSSKRVVSLSCLVSIDADGGYYPATPPAAMRLQEENLSSPSGGPANQIIAIETNNNRATGSELELLAKLEEANRLFESDAKSLNSLSGASATSGHSRKSSDTSQISLTSGTSSTQERAEDGGEEDLWVTWGHVVNDWENNWRKQNAQIRELVRRGIPLHFRPITWQLLCRATDSPEKKLYAEYIKTKSPCEKVIRRDIARTYPEHEFFKEKDGLGQESLFNVIKAYSLHDREVGYCQGSGFIVGLLLMQMPEEEAFAVLVRIMEDYRMRDMFKPSMAELGLCMYQLENLVAEYLPDLNRHFQSQNFHTSMYASSWFLTLFTTALSLPLACRIMDVFLSEGMEIIFKVALAMLTLGKDQLMSLDMEGMLKYFQKELPVQAETEPEALMQTAYEMKYNAKKMKKLEKEYIVIKTKEQEEMAELKRLRQENKQLRHRCEMLEEESKALADRLVKGQVSRAEEEETTFVVQRELEALRHTHLETTHQLALANERIRALSLMMEETHTSRQSSMEEITLKQEQLLQREEMIECLQEELVKVRLRKAEDDAIIRDLRSRIHELEEDKKTLRETTPDNSVAHLQEELIAVKLREAEANLSLKDLRHRVSELSDQWQKHLQDHKQDPPPPPDPLSTPKKLLFGKLGHNETQKLEEELMTTRIREMETLTEVKELRLKVMELETQVQVSTNQLRRQDEEIKKQMELLECAEMKKKEAAARLLEEQRRYSDLESKMKDELMRAKISDAEKTQTVATLMQQIGQLELKSQEIATEGELRIHSVDASDKVRELQDKVADLQAEFPTPITSPDTEPWRWLES; encoded by the exons atggtattgCAAAAATTGGTATCTACGAGATATTGGTATTCGAGAAGATCGAGCAAGCG GGTGGTTTCGTTGAGTTGCCTGGTATCTATAGATGCCGATGGCGGCTATTATCCGGCCACGCCGCCCGCAGCCATGAGGCTACAGGAGGAGAATTTATCGTCGCCGTCCGGGGGCCCCGCCAACCAAATAATCGCCATCGAAACCAACAACAATCGCGCCACCGGCTCCGAACTGGAGCTATTAGCAAAACTGGAAGAGGCCAACAGACTCTTCGAGTCGGACGCCAAATCGCTCAATTCGTTGAGCGGGGCTTCGGCGACGTCCGGACATTCTCGAAAGAGTTCCGATACGTCTCAGATATCTCTAACGTCAG GGACGAGTTCGACTCAGGAACGGGCAGAAGACGGAGGCGAAGAGGACCTGTGGGTCACTTGGGGTCATGTAGTTAACGATTGGGAGAATAATTGGAGGAAACAGAACGCGCAAATAAGGGAGTTGGTCCGTAGGGGTATACCCCTACATTTTAGGCCGATAACATGGCAGTTGTTGTGCAGAGCCACCGATTCGcccgaaaaaaaattgtacgcCGAATATATAAAG ACAAAATCCCCCTGCGAAAAAGTCATAAGACGCGATATAGCCAGAACCTATCCGGAACacgaatttttcaaagaaaaagacGGACTAGGCCAAGAATCTCTCTTCAACGTTATAAAAGCTTATTCTCTACACGATCGAGAAGTAGGATATTGTCAAGGTTCAGGTTTCATAGTGGGATTGCTTCTGATGCAG ATGCCGGAAGAGGAAGCGTTCGCCGTTTTGGTGCGGATAATGGAGGATTACCGGATGCGAGACATGTTCAAGCCCAGCATGGCCGAATTGGGGCTGTGCATGTACCAATTGGAGAACCTCGTCGCCGAATACCTGCCGGATTTGAATCGACATTTCCAATCGCAAAATTTCCACACTTCCATGTACGCTTCCAGTTGGTTCCTCACCCTTTTCACAACGGCCCTATCGTTGCCATTGGCGTGCAGGATCATGGACGTTTTTCTTTCCGAAGGAATGGAGATCATATTTAAGGTGGCTCTGGCCATGTTGACGTTGGGAAAGGACCAACTCATGTCTCTAGATATGGAAGGAATGTTGAAG TATTTCCAAAAAGAACTTCCCGTTCAAGCTGAGACAGAACCAGAGGCTTTAATGCAAACCGCTTACGAAATGAAATATAACgcgaagaaaatgaagaaattggaGAAGGAATATATAGTTATTAAGACtaaagaacaagaagaaatgGCCGAATTGAAA AGATTGCGACAGGAAAACAAACAGTTGAGACACCGTTGCGAAATGTTGGAAGAAGAAAGTAAAGCGTTAGCCGACAGATTGGTGAAAGGACAAGTGAGCCGAGCCGAAGAAGAAGAAACCACTTTCGTCGTCCAAAGGGAGCTCGAAGCGTTGAGACACACCCATCTGGAAACTACCCACCAGCTCGCATTAGCCAACGAAAGGATTCGAGCTTTGTCGTTGATGATGGAAgaaact cACACTTCGCGCCAGTCTTCCATGGAAGAGATAACGCTGAAGCAAGAACAGCTTTTGCAAAGGGAAGAGATGATAGAATGTCTCCAGGAAGAGTTGGTGAAGGTCAGGCTGAGGAAAGCGGAAGACGACGCCATTATACGGGATCTCCGTTCGAGAATACACGAATTAGAAGAAGATAAGAAAACGCTGAGGGAAACGACGCCGGATAATAGCGTGGCGCATCTGCAAGAAGAATTGATCGCCGTGAAATTGAGGGAGGCCGAAGCCAATCTTTCTCTGAAAGATTTGAGACATCGAGTGTCGGAATTGAGCGATCAATGGCAGAAACATCTGCAG GACCATAAACAAGATCCGCCGCCGCCGCCCGATCCGCTTAGTACCCCCAAGAAACTTCTATTCGGTAAATTGGGACACAACGAAACGCAAAAGCTCGAAGAAGAATTGATGACAACTAGAATCAGGGAGATGGAAACGTTGACGGAAGTGAAAGAACTTCGTCTGAAG GTTATGGAATTAGAAACGCAGGTCCAAGTTAGCACCAATCAACTACGAAGACAAGACGAGGAAATTAAAAAGCAAATGGAACTGCTGGAATGCGCggaaatgaaaaagaaagagGCGGCAGCTCGGTTATTGGAAGAGCAACGCCGATACTCCGATCTCGAAAGTAAAATGAAAGACGAATTGATGAGAGCTAAAATAAGCGACGCGGAAAAAACTCAAACGGTCGCTACGCTGATGCAACAAATCGGACAATTGGAACTTAAA AGTCAAGAAATAGCCACTGAAGGTGAACTGAGGATCCATTCTGTTGACGCAAGCGATAAAGTCAGAGAGCTGCAAGACAAAGTGGCAGATCTACAAGCCGAG TTTCCCACGCCTATCACAAGCCCGGACACAGAGCCTTGGAGGTGGCTCGA GTCTTAA